The Natrinema saccharevitans genome includes the window CCACATCATTCCTGCGACCCAGGACATCCTGATGTACCGGTCGAACATCGACAAGCTCTCCGAGTTCACCCTCTCGCGCGTCGACGACACGTTCGCCGAGCGCGCCCGTGAGGCCGACGGCGGCGTCCTCGTCGCCGGCGAGAACTACGGCCAGGGCTCCTCGCGTGAACACGCCGCGATGTGTCCGATGTACCTCGGCATCGAGGCCGTCCTCGCACAGAGCTTCGCCCGGATCCACCGCGCGAACCTCTTCAACTTCGGGATCGTCCCGCTGACGATCGACGAGGACACCTACGCCGACATCGACCAGGGCGACGAGGTCGAGATCGTCGACGACGTCTACGACGCCGTCACCTCCGGTCAGGAGGAGTTCACCGTCCGCGTCAACGGCGATGAGTACACGGCGACGCTCGATGCCTCCGAGCGCGAACGCGCGATCCTCGCGGCCGGCGGCAAGCTCTCCTGGACGAAAGAACAGGCCGAGAGCGGCGAGGGCGGCGCGACGCCCGCCGACGACTGATCGGCTACCCGCCGAGACGGTCGCCGACCCCAATTCTGTCTTTTTCACCGGGCTCGAGTGGCGACGCTCCCGTCGATCGGTTCCGCTCTTCGATCACAGTCGCGGGCTGGCGACCGATGCCGGCAACGGTACCGGACAACGCCACCGTCATACCGTTCGGCCGGATAGCACGACCGAATGCCCGCCGACGGACACGAAAACGCTGGCTACCGACGCCTGTTCGAGCCCGACGGTCTGACCTTCGGGACCGGCTTCCCCCTGACGGGGGCGAACCGATCGACGCCCGACATCGAGGCCGAACTCCGCCTCGCCGAACACGCCGAGGCGGTCGGCTTCGACGGCCTCTGGGCCCGCGACGTGCCGACCTACTGGCCGAAGTTCGGCGATTCGGGCCAGACGTTCGACACCTGGCCGTGGCTCTCCCACGTCGCGGCCCGGACCGACGAGATCGCGCTCGGCACCTCGAGCGTCGTCCTCACGCTCCGGCATCCCCTTCACGTCGCGAAGTCGGCCGCGACGGTCGACCGGCTCTCCGACGGCCGGCTCGTCCTCGGAGTCGCCTCCGGCGACCGCGACCCGGAGTACCCCGCCTTCGACGTCGACCGCGAGGAGCGGGGCGCGCTGTTTCGCGAGTCCGTCGACGCCCTCCGAACGGTCTGGCGCGAGGAGTTCCCCGAACTCGAGGGTCGATGGGGCCGACTCGAGGGCGACCTCGACGTCGTGCCGAAGCCGACGACCGAGACGATCCCCCTGTTACCGACCGGCAACGCCCGCCAGTCCCGCGAGTGGATCGCCGACCACGGCGACGGCTGGCTGTTCTATCACCTCCCCGAGTCGACCCTCGAGAGCTATCTGGCCGAGTGGCGCGCGGCCGCCGGCGACAAGCCCTTCGCGATCGCCGTCCGGGTCGAGTTGGCCGACGACCGGACGGCCGATCCCGAACCGCTTCACCTGGGCTTTCGGGCCGGTGTCGAGTGGTTCCGAGACTACTTCCGTCGACTCGAGGCCTACGGCCTCGATCACGCGATTATCGGGATTCAAAACGACGACCGCGAGGCCGCGCTGGCGACGTTCGCCGACGAGATCGTCGACGAACTGTAGCGGCTCACTCGCCGTCGCCGTCCTCGGCGCGCTCGCGCAACTGCCGCTTCTGGCGGCGCTCGGTCACGTGGTCGATCCCGTCGGCCAGCTCCTCCCGGACCTCGTCCTCGAACCCGTCGACCGCCTCGAGGAACTCCCCCGAGAACTCCTCGACGAGTTCGAAGGTCCACTGGTCGCTGATCGCGCCCGCGGGGAGATGCTCGTCCCGGAGGGCGTCGGCCCACTCCTCGTGGCCGGCCTCGCGGAGTCGGTCCTCCGCGTCGCCCATCCGGTCCATCGCGTGCCCGAGTTCGTGGTGGAACTCGAGCAGGGTACCGTACGCGCGGTGGACGTGTTCGATCCCCAACTGGAGTTCGTGTAGCGCCGCCAGTTCGGCCTCGCTTAGCTCGAGGTCGTCGAGGTCGACGTCCGTCTCGGGACCGGCGGTCGAGTCGTGATCTGTCATGGGAGAACCGACGGCGACGCGGGTGAAAACGGTCGGCGTTGAGCCTGCCGGACCCGCCGGTCAACACTCGCAGCGGTCGCCGAGTTCCGGGGCGGTAGCGTCGACGCCGTCGGCGCGCAGTTCCTCGGCGAACGCCTCGCAACGGTCGCCGTGATTGATCAGGACGCGAGCGTCCTCGTAGGCCGCGAGGAACTCGCGGAGCCCGTCGCGGTCGGCGTGGGCCGAGAAGTCGTACTGTTCGACCTGTGCGCTGACCGCCAGCATCCGGCCGTCGATCTCGGCGCTGCCGGTCTCGAGCAGGTCTCGGCCCGGCGTTCCCTCGACCTGATAGCCGGTCATGGCGATCTTGTTTGTCGGATGCGAGCGGACGGCGGGGACGTACGTCATCGCGGGGCCGCCGTGGAGCATCCCGCTCGTCGTGATAATCGCCGTGTTCTGCTCGGCGATGCGCTCGCGCTGTCCGTCTCGTCCTGTGACGAACCGTGCGTGGGATTTCGCCCGCCCGAGCGCGTCCGCGTCGCGGACGAACTCGGGGTGATGCAGCAGCATCTCCGTGATTCGTTTCCCCATCCCGTCCACGTAGCAGGGGATGTCGTGTCGCTCACAGAGCAGCAGCATCTCCTGCGTGCGGCCGATGGCGAACGCGGGGATCACGACGGTGCCGCCCTCCCAGAGCGTCCGCTCGAGGCTCTCGACGAACCGGTCTTCGACCGTCGGCCGATCCTCGTGTTCGACATCGGAATACGTACTTTCGCAGATCACGACGTCCGCATCGGGACGAGCAGTCGTCTCGGCCACCAGCCGCTGGTCGGTCGTATGGAAGTCTCCGGTGTAGAGGAGTCTCGTTTCGCCGTCGTCGACGAGTACGTGTGCCGAACCCGGGATGTGGCCGGCGTCGAAAAACGTCACGTCGTGACCGGCGGCCTCGAACGTCTCCCGGTAGCCGTGTGTCCTCGAGACCTGGGTGGCTCGCTGCACGTCGGTCTCGGTGAACGGACACTGTAGCGTTCCACCGTGTAATTTCAGCGTGTCCCGCGCGAGCGTCAGTGCGAGTTCGCGCGTCGGCGGCGTCCAGTGGATCGGCGGGCGGGCGTCGCCGCTGAGCAGCGAGGGAATCGCGCCGACGTGGTCCAGATGACCGTGACTTACCACGACCGCGTCGGGATCTGCGTCGCCCGGGAACTGCGGCGGGGTTCCCGATTTCATCCCGTAGTCGAGCAGGAGGCGATCGTTTACCAGGATCGCGCTCCGGCCGACTTCTCCCGCACCGCCCAGAAACCGAATCTCCATTAGCGACTGCTAGTCGCTCGTGCCGTTTGACAACGTCGAATCGCTCCGCTTTGTCGGGAGCCGAACGCTCACTGTCGTGGGTAAAGGGAACGAAACGGAAATGCCAGCCGACCGTTTCGCCTCGAGTTCGGTCTCCCCTCGACGTCGCTGTGGTGAGACACGGCTGTCGGTTCGGACTGCACGCTCGACGAGTCGTTCGAAGGCGTGCGACTAGTCTATAGTAGCCGTTGAAACGATTTACACACTGGTCGCAACGCTGTCGTTCGATCAGGTGTGCAATGACGTTCAGCGGCTACTATAGCGGAACCTCGCGACGAAACGACCTCGGCGTTAGTAGACGATACAGCGTGTCATAGAATCATTCACGAGGGTGTCATAGAACAGTTTGCATACCTTGCTCTGCTGACCTCGGGAAGCGATAAGTACAGACGGCTCACATATATCCAGAGGAGTAGTAAATCAAACGTCAGGGGCCAGATCTATTTGAACAGCAAATGGATCATCTTCATTAGGCCCAAGGTCTGCTGGAGCAATTGTCAGATGGGGATCACTGATTGGACTAGCATAATCGAAACGATTTGTTACAGTCCCTCGACCCTCAACCGTAACTTCCGCTGTATACATACCTTTCTTATCCGCAATATGTGCGTGATTGTCATACGATTCTTTCGGCTTCATGCTAAATGAAGCCTCTCCAGTGACATCCCCACTAATGTTCGTTATTTTAATTATTCCTTTTATTTCCTCATCGAACCCGTTCTCCACCGAAAACGTTCTCATTGTCCCCTTTGGTACCGTTTCATCGTCTTCCTCTGATTCTGTATCTTGCTCCGAGTCCTTGTCTTCTGTATCTTGCTCCGAATCCTTGTCTTCTGTTGAGTCATTTTCAGACGGTTCTGCTGTTCCTCCGTTACTGGTACTACATCCTGCAATTGTAGCGGTAGTGACGATCGCTGTAGTAAGGAATATCCGTCTTTTCATATTTGTTGTAATTCACACGGTCTACAAGTGCTTTCGGGAAACGGCTGTTCACTTCGCAGACCTACTTATTGGTGCGTTCACTGTAGGCATGGGTGAAATCAATGCTGTGGAAAGCGTTCTACGACACCCTCGACGATAGGTTCCTCCTCAATCCTCGGCCGTGACTTGCCCCGGTGCTTCTCGTGCAGGTGCTGGTGGCTCGTGGGTACCGAAGTCGGGATGGGTCTCTTCCATCCACAGGAACACGACTGCCCCCGAGACGAACATCAAGAGCGCAGTCATGTAGAACGCGGCTTCGGTGTTCACGAACTGCATCGTGAGGCCGATCAGGATCGCGCCGACGCCGTAGCCCGAGTCGCGCCACATCCGGTAGACGCCCATGCCTGCCGACCGCCAGGTCGGGTGGGCGGCGTCGCTGGGTACCGTCATCAGGTTCGGGTAGAGCAGCGCCATCCCGAGACCAGAGACGCCGGCTAAAACGGCCCACGGGAGGTAGCTGTCGACGAACACCATTCCGAGGACGCCGGCACCGGCGACGAACATCCCCGCGACGACGGGCGGGCGGCGACCGATGCGGTCGGCGAGGCCGCCGGTCCCGATCTGGAGGAAGTACATCGCGCTGTGGACGCCGACGACGACGCCGACGGCCTCGATTGCGAGCCCCTGACTCGTGAGATACAGCGGCACGGCGATCCAGAACAGCGTGTCCACGAAGTTCTCGATGTGACCGGCCTGGGCCGCTGCGAACAGCGTCTTGTCGCCGTAGGTCGCGCGCTTCAGGACCTCGTTGAACGGCAGGTTCGCATCGTGGTGGTCGTCGTCGCCCTCCAGTTGCGCGAGGTGAACCGTCTCCTTGATCAGGAAGATCGAGATGAGGAACGCCAGCACCACCACGATGGCGAGGAAGTAGAACGGCTCGGGCCGGAGGTTCCACTGCCCGGCGATGACGCCGGTGATCCACGCCCCGGCTGCGACGCCGGTGTAGCCGAAGGCCTCGTCGATGCCGACGGCGAGCCCGCGCTGGTCGGGACTCGCGAGGTCGATCTTGGCGTTGATCGCCATGCTCCAGGTCAGCGCCTGGTTGATCCCCAGCAGGATGTTCCCGACGGTGATCCAACTCCAACTCGGCGCGTAGATGAGGATCACCGGGATCGGCAGCGCGGTGAGCCAGCCGAGAACGAGTACCGGCTTGCGGCCGTACTCCTCGCCCCACTTGCCGGCGTAGAGGTTGAGCAGCGCCTTGACGAAGCCGAAGGAGACGACGAACGAGCCGATGACGAAAAACGACTCGACGCCGAGCACGTCCTCGCCCAAGACGGGGACGACCGTGCGCTCGGAGCCGATCGTCAGCCCCGTCGCGAACACCAGCAGGACGTGCAGCGAGAACTGTCCGAGGTGTTCGCGAATGCCCTGTTTCAGGTCAGTTTGCCCGCTCATCGATTACTCGGCTGCACAGCGGTTCGGGCCCAGTTCGAGCTCGGACAGTTCGTCGTCGGGGACGTCCTCCTGCCCGACGTTGGTGCGCTTGACGCGCTCGAAGTTCGGCGGATGGTTCGGGATGTCCGAGGCGAGCGTCTCGACGAACTCCTCGCGGTCACGGCCGAGATCCTCGTTTTGCGCTTTGATGTCACCGAGTGTCGCAGTCACCGGTGGCTCGGGTGATCCGGGATCGTGTGCCGGCAGGACGACGGCGTCGTCCGGCCGATCCAGCAGGCGCTGGAGGCTCTCGTAGAGCGTGGCCGCGTTCCCTTCGATGTCGGACTCTTCGATCCCGGCTTCGACGCCGAGTTCGACGCGGCCGACGCTCTCGTGGAAGAGCGTATCGCCCGTGAGCAGGGCCTCGCCCTCGAGATCGAACGAGACGCTGCCCTCGCTGTGTCCCGGCGTGTGGATCACGTCGACGTCGACGGTCCCGATCTCGATCGACTCGCCGTCTTCGATCGGGGTCGCGTCGATCGCGAGCGCGTCCTTCGGGTGGAGGTAGTAGGGAACGTCGTGCCGCTCGGCGAGTTCCGCACCGCCGGAGACGTGGTCGGCGTGCGCGTGCGTGTCGAAAACGCCGACGAGGTCGGCGTCGTACTCCTCGAGGATCGCATCGTACTCGTCGAGGTAGTGGGAGGGATCGAACGCGGCGGCCTCGCCGTCCGAAACTAGGACGTGCGAGAGACAGCCCTTCCCGGGACGGGCGACCTGAACGAGCGTCCCGTCGAGATCGGTTTCAACGGGCGCGCTTCGGTGGACGCGGCTCCACCCGTTCATCCCGTCGGTCAGCGTCGCGGCGTCGTACCCCATCTCTCGCAGGACGTCCGTCGCCGTCTGCGCGACGACTCCCGCGGCGCAGACGGTGACGATCTCTTTCCCTTCCGGCAGGTCCTCGAGGGCATCCCCTGTCCTCTCCGGATCGTCCTGTAGTTCGTCGTAGACGTCGACGTTGACGCTGTCCGGGATATGCCATTCGTCGTAGTCCGCTCGGTGCCGAACGTCGAGGACGAGAACGTCGTCCCCGTCGGCCTGCAATCGCCCACTGAGTTCGTCCGGAGTCACTTCTGTCATCGGTGGTCTCCGATAAGAGGCATATCTGCATATGGGTGGTGCCGGTCATGACCGGCACAGCTATTGCGATAGCGATCGAATAGCGCGTATGAGCCTGTACGAGGCCTCGTTCCGGGTGAAACACGAGTGTCCCTATCGGGAGATCTCGGAACGGCACCCGGACCTCACGATACGCGAGTGGTATCTGAGCGACTGCCAGGTACTCGAGATCACGTCCTCGGAAACCCCGACGGACGATCTGCTCGCGGAGATCGACAGTCTGGGGACGATCCTGCACCGATCGATCGACGACTCCGGGTTGCACGTCGTCACGCAGGCGTGTCTCTGTTCGCTGGAGGGGTCGATCATCGACCGATTCGAGGAGTACAACTGCCTGTACCAACCGCCGACGATCCATCGGCAGGGCTGGGAACACTACTCGGTGATCGCGTTCGACGAGGGCGACGTGCGAGCGCTGATTCGGGACCTCGAGTCCGACCGGGATATCGACGTCCTCTCGAAGACGGCCATCGAGGAACAGCAGATCCCACACAGCATGTTAGCGCCCGTCGATCAGCTCTTCGAGGATCTCACCGACCGACAGCTGGCGGCGCTCCGGTTGGCCCTCGAGAGCGGATACTACGAACAGCCCCGGAAGACGTCGCTACGCGAGTTGGCCGAGCGGACGTCCGTTGCGCGCTCGACGTACGAGGAGCACCTTCGGAAAGCCGAGAACAAACTCCTCACGAACGCGGGCGAGTTCTTGCGGTTGGTGACGGCGACGTCCACGGGAGACCCACTGCACGTCGAGCAACCACGGACGCCCGAACAGAGCGCCGACTGACCACGCGACGAGCCGACGCCGTCGTCGCGTCAGCCGATGGTCAGTACTTCGTCGGCGTCTTCGACGATGCGAAGGCAGTCGCCCATCGTCGAACGGGGCCTGAGGTCGTCGGGGTCGATGTCACGAGAGTCGAGGCAGGTACCACAGGCGAAGAGGTCCCCGCCGTTTTGCGTGTACTTCCGCATGACTCCGTGCGGGTTGAACTTCTCGTGCTCGAGGTCGGGCGCTTCGACGCCATCGCCCAGCAGGAACACCTCGACCACGTGTTCCGCATCGAGGGCGGTGTTCGCCAGTCGAAATCCGTTCCAGACGCGCTCGGGGTCCGTCTCGAGGATGAGTCAGAGGTGCATACCGGCATTTGGTCTGGGAGCCACTCGTGAGCGGCGCCGTCCGGTGGATATCGGGGTGGACGTCGTCCGACAGCAGCACCGGGACCGTACCGACGTGATCGAGTTGGCCGCGGTCGACGACGACGGTCTCGGGGCCGATGTCGCCGATCGGAAACGCCGGCGGATTCCCCGAGTCCATCCCGAAATCGGGAACGGGCCTCTCGTCGATACAGAGCGCGCTCCGACCGATCTCGCCGGCACCGCCGAGAAACCGTCCGTCCATTACACGCAACCGCCCGGACCGTTCGACGCCATCGGCTACCACCGACTGCGCTCGAGCGAGCGCGCCCTCGCGAACGGCCCGACGGACTGGTCACCGAAAGAGAATAGGCTCGGGTGCGTCAAGGGAATGCACGGATGAACGACACACTCGACGAGCGGGACGTCAAGATTCTCTTTGCGATCGCCGATCGGGAGACCGATAACACGGAAATCATCCACGAGGAGACGGGCATCCCGAAGTCGACGGTTCACTACCGCTTGCAGAATCTCAAGGAGGCGGGCGTCATCACGAACGATCTGTACGAACTCGATCTCGACGAGGTCGGCCTGGGGCTGACCGTCATCTCCGAGGTCTGGGCGGAGTTCGACGAGGGGTATCACGAACGAGTCGGCGAACAGCTCGCCGATATCGAGGGGATCAATCAGGTGTATTTCACGATGGGCGACACCGACTTCGTCCTCATCGGGCGGCTCACCTCGCGGGATATGGTCGAGCGACTCGTGGAGGACTACGAATCGATCGACGAGATCAACCGGACGAGTTCGAAGTTCGTCATCTCGACGATCAAGACGAGCGAGGGGATCGGCACCCTGCGCGACTACGATCGGAAATCGTTTCTCGAGGCACACGGCCTCGCGGACGAGACGGAGTAGCTATCGCCCGGTATCACACGAATCGGCCGTCCATCGCCGGCTCCTGACTCGCCGCTACTGCTTGCCGGGGGGTCTCGAGTTTCGAGTCCCATCCCGGCGTCGAGAGTCGGCGACGGTCGCCCGAAACGCCTCGAGGTGACGGGACGACGGCGGTGTCCCCACCACCGCTTCCCGGTCGCTCATTCGTAGGCGGGGATGCCGGTGAACTCCTCGCCGAGGACGAGCGTGTGGATGTCGTGGGTTCCCTCGTAGGTGTAGACCGTCTCGAGGTTGGACATGTGCCGCATCGGCGAGTAGTCGGTGGTGATGCCGTTGCCGCCGAGCATCTCGCGGGCGATCCGGGCCTGATTGCGCGCCATGCGGACGTTGTTTCGCTTCGACATCGAGACGTGCTGTGGCCGCATCTCGCCGCGCTCTTTGAGTTCGGCGAGCCGGTGGGCGAGCAGTTGCGCCAGCGTGATCTGGGTACCCATCTCCGCGAGCTTGCGCTGCTGGAGCTGGAACCGACCGATCGGGCCGCCGAACTGGTCGCGGTCTTTCGCGTACTGGCGGGCCT containing:
- a CDS encoding Lrp/AsnC family transcriptional regulator; the protein is MNDTLDERDVKILFAIADRETDNTEIIHEETGIPKSTVHYRLQNLKEAGVITNDLYELDLDEVGLGLTVISEVWAEFDEGYHERVGEQLADIEGINQVYFTMGDTDFVLIGRLTSRDMVERLVEDYESIDEINRTSSKFVISTIKTSEGIGTLRDYDRKSFLEAHGLADETE
- a CDS encoding MFS transporter — encoded protein: MSGQTDLKQGIREHLGQFSLHVLLVFATGLTIGSERTVVPVLGEDVLGVESFFVIGSFVVSFGFVKALLNLYAGKWGEEYGRKPVLVLGWLTALPIPVILIYAPSWSWITVGNILLGINQALTWSMAINAKIDLASPDQRGLAVGIDEAFGYTGVAAGAWITGVIAGQWNLRPEPFYFLAIVVVLAFLISIFLIKETVHLAQLEGDDDHHDANLPFNEVLKRATYGDKTLFAAAQAGHIENFVDTLFWIAVPLYLTSQGLAIEAVGVVVGVHSAMYFLQIGTGGLADRIGRRPPVVAGMFVAGAGVLGMVFVDSYLPWAVLAGVSGLGMALLYPNLMTVPSDAAHPTWRSAGMGVYRMWRDSGYGVGAILIGLTMQFVNTEAAFYMTALLMFVSGAVVFLWMEETHPDFGTHEPPAPAREAPGQVTAED
- a CDS encoding MBL fold metallo-hydrolase, which produces MEIRFLGGAGEVGRSAILVNDRLLLDYGMKSGTPPQFPGDADPDAVVVSHGHLDHVGAIPSLLSGDARPPIHWTPPTRELALTLARDTLKLHGGTLQCPFTETDVQRATQVSRTHGYRETFEAAGHDVTFFDAGHIPGSAHVLVDDGETRLLYTGDFHTTDQRLVAETTARPDADVVICESTYSDVEHEDRPTVEDRFVESLERTLWEGGTVVIPAFAIGRTQEMLLLCERHDIPCYVDGMGKRITEMLLHHPEFVRDADALGRAKSHARFVTGRDGQRERIAEQNTAIITTSGMLHGGPAMTYVPAVRSHPTNKIAMTGYQVEGTPGRDLLETGSAEIDGRMLAVSAQVEQYDFSAHADRDGLREFLAAYEDARVLINHGDRCEAFAEELRADGVDATAPELGDRCEC
- a CDS encoding MBL fold metallo-hydrolase, which produces MTEVTPDELSGRLQADGDDVLVLDVRHRADYDEWHIPDSVNVDVYDELQDDPERTGDALEDLPEGKEIVTVCAAGVVAQTATDVLREMGYDAATLTDGMNGWSRVHRSAPVETDLDGTLVQVARPGKGCLSHVLVSDGEAAAFDPSHYLDEYDAILEEYDADLVGVFDTHAHADHVSGGAELAERHDVPYYLHPKDALAIDATPIEDGESIEIGTVDVDVIHTPGHSEGSVSFDLEGEALLTGDTLFHESVGRVELGVEAGIEESDIEGNAATLYESLQRLLDRPDDAVVLPAHDPGSPEPPVTATLGDIKAQNEDLGRDREEFVETLASDIPNHPPNFERVKRTNVGQEDVPDDELSELELGPNRCAAE
- a CDS encoding LLM class oxidoreductase, translated to MPADGHENAGYRRLFEPDGLTFGTGFPLTGANRSTPDIEAELRLAEHAEAVGFDGLWARDVPTYWPKFGDSGQTFDTWPWLSHVAARTDEIALGTSSVVLTLRHPLHVAKSAATVDRLSDGRLVLGVASGDRDPEYPAFDVDREERGALFRESVDALRTVWREEFPELEGRWGRLEGDLDVVPKPTTETIPLLPTGNARQSREWIADHGDGWLFYHLPESTLESYLAEWRAAAGDKPFAIAVRVELADDRTADPEPLHLGFRAGVEWFRDYFRRLEAYGLDHAIIGIQNDDREAALATFADEIVDEL
- a CDS encoding helix-turn-helix domain-containing protein, which translates into the protein MSLYEASFRVKHECPYREISERHPDLTIREWYLSDCQVLEITSSETPTDDLLAEIDSLGTILHRSIDDSGLHVVTQACLCSLEGSIIDRFEEYNCLYQPPTIHRQGWEHYSVIAFDEGDVRALIRDLESDRDIDVLSKTAIEEQQIPHSMLAPVDQLFEDLTDRQLAALRLALESGYYEQPRKTSLRELAERTSVARSTYEEHLRKAENKLLTNAGEFLRLVTATSTGDPLHVEQPRTPEQSAD
- a CDS encoding DsrE family protein, translated to MLETDPERVWNGFRLANTALDAEHVVEVFLLGDGVEAPDLEHEKFNPHGVMRKYTQNGGDLFACGTCLDSRDIDPDDLRPRSTMGDCLRIVEDADEVLTIG